In Chrysemys picta bellii isolate R12L10 chromosome 22, ASM1138683v2, whole genome shotgun sequence, the genomic stretch cagagctgctgtctCAGAAAAGACCCCCAGGCCAGTCTGGTCCCTGTGGTGCCTCTGCTGCCTTCTATGGCATTAACCTGGGCAGAGCCTGATGCCAGCCTGGCCTAGGTCTGTGATGGCATCAGACCTCTCTGGAGTGGGGGGCCATAGGCATCCACAACCCCAGCTTTACAGTGGGCAGGGGGGACAAacccagggatagaacccaggagtcctggctcccagccccatgtcCCTACTGGTACACGAACACTGCCTCCCAATAAGGGCcgtgggagtggggctgggacagtGACCCTGCCGCCCACCACCCTGCccggagcagtgcatgctgggagcaccATCGCAGACATCCTGGCCGCCTGCCCCGTTGGAGGCATAGCAGCTGCGTGGCAGGTTGCAGAGTTCGGGGCCATGTGATGGCCCCTGGggtaggctccctgcctcccACTGGCCTctgacctctccctccctcccacaggggCTGCTCCCACATTGGGGTGATCAAGGCCATGGAGGAAGCCGGGATCCCCATTGACCTGATCGGGGGCACATCCATTGGCTCCTTCATCGGGGCTCTCTATGCTGAAGAGCGCAGTGCTGTGCGCACCAAGCAGCGTGCCCGTGAATGGGCCAAGGTGAGGGGCAAGGcctgctgtgggggtggggcagacacagggtggggtgtgctgtggggcagggccagacTTGGGAGGGTGGGAGCAGGAAAACTCCCCAAaccagcccctcccagagctgccacCCAGTGACCCAGCCAGCCTTCCCCACAGCCGCTGGCAGCCAGGCCCAGGGCTGCACTGGGAGCTGGCCCTCACGGCCAGCAAGTGCAATACagaggtcccagcatgcactggggccTGATCAGTCTGCCTGAGGGGGCCCATAGAACCTCCAGGCTCTCTCTGCTGCCGgcatctctgccccctgcccatgCTATGCAGCTCTGCCCTGTGGGTTCAGAGGCAAATCCCCTGCAGGCTGTGGGGGTTTGTCCTCCCTTTGGCCCTGGGACGTCTGCTTGGCTTGGAGCAGAGAGCCCCATGGGGTGCCTCAGCATTGTGCTGCTAGGCACGGCAGCCTCTGTTGCGCGTGCAGCAGGTTAGGGCAGCATGGGGGTTCCGGTGGGAATCGCAACATCCCCAGTAACGACCCGTCATGCTAATTGGCATACGGTGCTTTGGCTGGAGGACATGCCACACCCCCACCAGCGGTTCCGGGGCTGGCATGCCAAGTGGAGGGGCTGCACCAGGGCACCATCCCACTTCGGAGCCACGTGCAGTGGGTGAGTGTCCTGGGAGCTTCAGGCTCGCTGCCGTCTCCCCGACATTCCTCCCCGCTTGTCCCCATGAGCCTGGACTCAGAACGCTGCCTGTGCTGGGCCGCGCCACCCGCGTAGTGACCCCTCGCCCTCCTCCTGCAGAGCATGAACTCCGTGTTTGAGACGGTCCTGGACCTCACCTACCCCATCACCTCCATGTTCTCCGGCTCGGCCTTCAACACCAGCATCAACAAGGTCTTCCAGGACAAGCAGATTGAGGTAGGTGGGTCCAGGAAGCTGGGCGGGGGTCCTAGTGCAGAACACTCAAAGTAGCCTCTCGCTGGGCAGCCCTGAGcaacgccccctgctggcagctgtGTTCCCTGGAGTCCAGCCTTGTCCAAGGGGCGTGGTGCcttgcacagcccctgcagcagcatccTGGGCTGTAACATGTCTCTGATTAGCCCTTTGTGCCCCTGCAGGATCTGTGGCTCCCCTACTTCAACGTGACGACGGACATCACAGCCTCAGCCATGCGGGTCCACAAGGACGGTAAgcgcctgcaccccacccccgcgGCGTGTCCCAGGCTGCACCAGGTGCATGGCGCCCTGGCTGTTGGGGCCCAAATCCTCAGCATCCGGCTCCTGTGAGGGCCCAGGGCCAGaggcctttccctgccccccaccctgagccagtagcGCAGCATGTGGGGTGGAGCCTGCTTGGTTGCTGAGAGTAATGGGCCCCATTGGCCTGTCTCAGCCCCTGCTGGCTCTCTCCAAAgagccctgctgtgtgtgtgctcGATGGGCCCACGTGGCCATGCCAGGCCTGGGCTCAGCAGAGGGCTGCctactctgactgaagctatttcAGGAGATTTTTTTCCCAATCTGACCTAATGTCATTTCCTTAAAATAGCCTATCAAAATCTCCTGGATTGTTTCAACAGTCACCGGGAGATCGATGCCGgttccaggagactccaggccaaacctggagggttggcaaccctagctgagcGGTGCTGCCCCTCAGGCGCTGAGCTGATGTCTCTAAGGAGGGGAGCAGGTTATCGCCTGCTCTAGAGAGTGCCCCcatcccccagggagcagtgcTTGTAACCCCTAGCCCacatcagctggcatgggccacccGACTGCCAAGCCATCCACTAACACAGCGAGGGACTGGGCTGGGCATGGCCATCTCGATGTCTTGGCgcttgccccatttgcccccacACCTGGCAGGGCCCCTCAGCGTCCTGCCCTGCAGAGAAGGATAATGTTACAGGAAAGGGCTGAaaggagggcaggggctgacagGGCAGGGCTCCAGAGGTCTAATTAGGAGTGATGGGCTGAAATAAAGGAGAGACACCCCCCCttgtctgcccccacccctgcgaGAGAGCCGGGGCAGAAGCTGCCATTGGTGGCATAGGGAGTACTAGGGCTCTGCTGCCAGGGGTGTGCCAGAGGCAAAGCCAGGCTCTGGGACACCCCCTCCTTCCGCAGCAGTGCTGTCCTGGGGCAGCAACCCCTGCTGCTctcccaggggctggggcacCCCCTATAGGGAGCACTCAGCCCGAATTGACTGGGGCCAAACACCAGGGCCACGGGGCTTCCCCCATCCATGgctctgccctgggcaggaggagctgctggctccCTCTAATCACCAGGCCTcaggcagcggcggctccaggcaccagtgctccaagcgggtgcctggggcagcaagccgcagggggcgccctgccggtcacTGCAagagcggcagtcaggcagccttcggcagcatgcctgcgggaggtccccggtcccacagattcggcggcacgcctgcgggaggtccccggtcccgcggattcaatggcaggtctagggttaccatccgtccgtatttccccggacatgtccggcttttgcgtctctaaatagccgtccgggaggaattggtaacaaggttaaaatgtccgggtttttttctccctcgcctccctccctcccttccatgcagagtgtggctgctgattgggcggctaggccgattgacccactcccattggcctccagcagccagagccctcccctgctcccccctccctctctctgtagtcctctgtaacacacaaacagacccacgtggagccagaatggtaaggggagtcgggGGTGGGCAgttagggagcgggggagtgttggatgggtccccagcctccacctgccaccccccctccgtgcatccccccctcggtgggtcccccattcctgtctgcctgctggctctggcagtacatgcagacaactgctgtctgctgcccctgggtcctagtgcccccatccactaatgggaagacaggctgcccttaccctgcccttccaccctagccctgagcctctccaacaccccaaaccccccagccttcatccccacacaccctaatcctctgctccatccctgagccccctcctgcatcatgaacccctcatccccagacccacagccctcacccctgcatcccctcctatccccaaactccctcccaatccccctccctcttcccacacaccccctcctgccctcaaacttcctcctaaagcctgcaccccctccctttgcaccgcctctcacccccaaactccatcccagagcctgcacccctcaccccctcctgcacacccaccccctgccccagcccggagcctgcacccagcacccaaactctatcccagaacctgcacccctcctgcaccctaatccccagcccaggacctgcaccccagacctcctccccccacccaacccccctcccagagccttaggcaggtggggtggggggttctgggcaccaccaaaatttctacaaccctgccacccatgcgagtggataagggtcagggcagtcagggaacaggtagggtcctgggggggggcagttagggtagggggttctcagcaggggacagtcaggggacaagaagcagggggggttggggttctgaggggagcagtcagggggtgggaagtgggagggagtggatggggcggggctagggcggggcttccccccctcccccccccccccagtgtcctcttttttgtttgtggaaatatggtaaccctaaggttcgccgaatccgcgggacctgggacctcccgcaggcatgccgccgaaggctgcctgactgccgtccttggggtggcaaaaaagctagagccgcccctggcctcAGGGCCCAGAATCCCCAAGCAGCCAGACACCATTCCTGTCTTTCTGGGGGCAGCaagggctggcctgggccagcagAACCCAGGCCCAAGAGCTGCTGACGCTGCTTCtggtcagagctgggggcccCACAGTgagtccctcccttccccccctgcccatccccacacTCTGCTGCCCACTTGGTCACTGTCTGGCTCCTCCCCCGTTCCCTGCTTGTAACACTTCTGCTACTCACTAACCCCTggtaacaccccccacccctgactatGTGGGGAGAACACAAGATGGGGCTGTGGGACACACTAAccttgctgccccctgcccctcacggCTGGCCTGAGCAGCCCTCCTGTCATCTGACACCCCCATTGGGCCAGCTGGATGGCATGTTAGCAgcgtcagcaggggctgctctgggtcagggtggggagctggggcagcattCTGCCCTTACacttgggtggtggtggttgggagctctgggtggaggcaggtggaggagagggcctgctatgggggtgggtgggggtgtggtgaggctggggctgaggcagaCAAGGGGCAATATTCTGTCCTTGCActcaggtggtggtggttggaggcTCTTGGGGGAGGCAGGCGGGGGATGCTGCTGGTTCAAACTCAGTCTCTGCCCTTGGTCCTCATGTTGTGCCTTGTCTGTCACAGGCGCCTGATCTCACCTGGGACATTGATCCATCCATGTCTGTCCACGGGGCGCCTGGCAGCTGTAACTGCCTGGCTCTCACTCTGCCTGCTTGTCTGTCCTAACGCCAACTAACCCCCACTCACCCCTAACTCACTGAGtccaggggacagggagatgggtcagggaggggcagggctggctctgctgtgtgtctgtgtgtgtgagtgctcTCTTCCTGGGGAGGTGCCAGGGGAAGGCCTCCTCCCTACCAGGACCCTGCTGTCCTACCCAGGGGTCCTCAGCTGGCATCCAGAGCCAACAGCCAAAGCCCTTCCCCCAAAGGCCATGGAATGGGGCCTCTGCCCCACTCGCCCTTTGTCCGATGTTCTGGCCATGCTGGCTGGGTTTCTCCAAGGTTACAGGAGGGCACTCGGCCCAACCCCACTGCCTTTGGCCCTGCCATTGCAGCAGGGCACTCCTATCACCGATCCGGTCTGGTGCACCCTGCCAGCTCCCCACCAGGCTGCTGTGAGGGCACCTAGCTGCTGGATCCCCAGGGTCTGAGCCCTCAGCTTGGGCTCCTTTAGGCATACCCTTGGGGTGCACCCATCTATCTAGCCCCTTCTCCTGAGCGTACTGTGACTACATAGCTTCTCACCAGCCCCGAGCTCAATGCTGACCCCTCAGATTCCCCAGTAACTTAAATGCCTTCTCCCAAGCCCCTTTGAAAAGGTGAGCTGCTGCGTCCCCTcttccagggccctgggctaggtGTACCATTGAGCATAGGTCCTCTGCACAGCTGTGTGACACGAGTGCGCTTTACCTAAGAAGGAGAAACACCCTGAGGGTACAGATCCTATAGAAAACACCACCCTCCTGAGCACAGGGCCACTCACTTGCTCCCCCGTCCCAGGCAGTCCATGGGGGTTCCTTCTCCGAATCTGGCTCCCTCAGCagctcctgatttttcacatttgctctctggtcaccctgctGGGCCTGACTCCTCGCGCCATcggcctgggctggggcaggcaggatgctggctgggctgggcaggctggTGACATGGGGGGACAGCAGGCCCAAGCTGCAGTTGGACAGGCCTGACAATGGGCAGCAGTCAGGGCAAAGGGGTGAGATGAGGGcgcagggggcagcagcccagacggaGGGAGCATGCGCTGGGTGGTATGGACAGTGGAGGATGCCCTAGCCTGGGATGGACCCGGAGGGAGTACGAGGGGTGATCAGCACTGAGACAGGCAGGATGTTGGAGGTTTTAAAGGGAGGCCAGAATGGGGCTCGTCCTGGAGACCAGGGAgccatgggagggggggagaaattggccccgactctgccccctctTTCAGCCCAGCCTTTCTGGTTCAGCAAGGTGCCAGGAACCAAAAGCAAGGTGCCATGTGTGACCCAGGCTCTCATTCTCCCCgagcctggcagctgctgctCATGTAAATCACAGGAGGAGCGGGAAGGGCAGAGCGCCACCCCAGGGCCTGGCCCAGCTTTGCCGGAGGGGAGGAGAAATATTGACCCAGACCCAGCCAAGAAGTACCTGCCGTCTAAACCTCTCTGTATGCCCTGGGCCCCCACCATTTGGCATCGAGAGTTTCCTGGGTCATACCAGAAGGGGCCCCATGTGTTAGGTGCTGAATGAACCAATGCACATAGAGATGAGCCCTGGCCCGAGGGCACTGGGACACTTCAGGGTTAAGCGAGGTGTCTGGAGTGACTTCCGACAACCTGCTCACAGCAGGagggagccttgtctgtgcccaGCAGGGAAACTCTCCCCAGTGAGTGGCTGCTGGCACCACAAGCCCCCTCTGCCCCAAGCTCCATGTCACAAAGTGAGAAATCACTGTAATATTTTATGATTCCtaggcatgcctcagtttccctcagtaCTTTGCATTGCTCTCCAGTGGATGCAGAAGGGTTaaatctgctcttggggcggAGCAGAAGCCATGGGGTGATGGGTCATGTAGCTGTCTGGGGGGAATGAACGCAGTGTTAAAGGACTGGCTGAAACTGACCCGTATCAATGAAGGATTCAGAAAGACAATGGGACCTCAATGGCCAAGACGGTTACACCCAGCAACCAAGAGAAAGGAccttcctcccaccctgccaCCTCTCCGCAGGAAGCCGAGCCCAGCCCAGCTCGAGGACAGTGGCCTGAGAGGTGTCAGGGTACAGGACAGAGTTGGCTTTTGGAGGGACTCAGCACCTCTCAGCTGGGCCAGACAGAGACAGAGCTGGAGCCAGAAGGGGGTTCCAGGGCAGCTTGGCTGGGTGGTGCACTGGATGGACGGTGTCTTAGCCTTTGCTTCTCTGGGCTAACCTGGGGActtcccgggctgggatgcagatGACTAATAAACCCGACTCCGTGTGAAAACATGGTCTGGTGTCACTGCACGTCCTTGCCAGGGTGCACTGGGCCCTGAGGAGTGggcaagtctctggccaggcgtCTGTCTCAGCTGAACGCGCCGGGTGGAGCTCTCAGGgtgaagcaggagggctggagcccaggggctCAGTCTTGGAGGAGTTGAGGCAGTGTGGTGTGCTCTTAAGGAAGAgcgggacccctcgggggtctGGCTCCCTGAAGGGCTCCTCCAGGGACGGTTTAAAAGCTGGGACGTAGCAGCCATGACACTCCACGAGCCCTGCTCTTTCCCAGGACAGGCGAGCAATTTACACCCCCACTTTGTTGCACTCATGTGCCCAGTCCCTTGTCTTCTGGACACCTGCTATGCACCGCAATCCGCTGCCGGCAGGGAAGCGGGGCGCTCCAGTTCACTGGTTCCACCTCAGTGCAACACTCCTTAGCACAGGGGGCTTAGAGGTGGCCAAAGGAAAATCTAACACATTAATTTACCAGAACTCGTGTTAAAATTCAAATAAAAGCCCGGGCCAGGTCAAAAGTTACAGATCAAATaacccggggtgggcaaactatggcccgcgggccagatctggcccaccaGGTCGGGGGCTGCTCCATGCGGCTCCCGAAAGCAgcggctccagctggggagcagggttgggtgccgctccatgcagctcccagaagcagcggcatggcccctctccagctcctacgcatagggacagccagggagctccgctctgcatgctgccccaccccaagctccgccccgcagctcccattggccaggatccgcagccaatgggagctgcaggggtggtgcctgcagacagggcagtgtgcagagctgcctggctgcgcctccgtgTAGGCGCCCGAGAAGGGACATGTAGCTGCTTTCGGGAGTCGCTTGAGGTAAACGCTgtccggagcctgcacccttgagcctccccccatgcccctatccagagccccctcctgcaccctgaactcctcatttctagccccaccCCGAAGTCCgcaccccgtcccacaccccaaccccaattttgtgagcattcatggtccatcatacaatttctattcccagatgtggccctcgggccaaaaaggaTGCCCACCCCTGAAATAACCCCATCAAACGCGGTCTAGAGCCTGGCTTATTAACCAGTTCCTTTCCGGTGTGATAAGGTATCTCTCTCCCAGTGGTCAGTCTGTCCAGCGCTTGTTCAGGCCAGGGAGCTGGGCTCCACATTTCCTGGGaggctcctgctggcagagcGTTGCCTCCCTGATGGATCGCACTTGtgccctctttccttctcttacAGTCTCAGACCCTTTTCCTGTGTCAATGCTCACCTCTGGGTCGTCCCTGGACTGTAaactctgggctgggctgggtccTAGATGCTgtcgcggattgtgggggagtcagggccctgcacccctcttcccgagattcactgcgactctcaaccagccagtaaagcagaaggtttatttaaggacaggaacacagtctcaagcagagcgtgtaggtacgaccagaccccctcaattaggtccctctgggaggttcagggagcttagaccccagcttggggttccctgtgttgcaccacccagccccaaccgaaactaaactcccagcccctcccgctgctcctctcctttgttcagtctcccgggcagaaggtgttaattctccccacccccgttcctggctcaggttacagctcaggtagcttccttcaagggaagtcccacatccccactgcaaccccccctgcaacattcccaggtcaaatctgccctgctccctgctccgtcacatctctccccccttcgagactgaactgagcggggtcactctgaccagtgacctggggaagttcagggctccctctccgggacaatgcgtccgctatcaggttgtcacgtcccttcacatggaccacgtccatgtcataatcctgcaggagcaggctccatctcaggagcttggcgttggctcctttcatctggtgcagccaggtcaggggagagtggtcggtgtgcacggtgaagtgacgcccaaagagatatggctctagtttcttgagggcccacaccatggccaggcattccttctcgatggccgcgtagttctgctcccggggtagcaacttcttgctcaggtacacgatggggtgcctctcccccttttcatcctcctgcattaacaccgcccccagtcctgtgtctgaggcgtcggtgaacaccataaagggcttgtcaaagtctgggtttgccagaactgggccactgaccagcgcctccttcagcgcccggagagcctcctggcactcctcggtccagaccactttgtctggcttccccttcttgcacagctcagtgatgggggcggctatggcgctaaagtggggcacgaacctccgatagtaccctgccatcccaataaaggcttggacctgctttttggtttgaggagcgggccagtctctgatcacctccactttggctggttccggctttaggcagccgcttcccacccggtggcctaggtaggatacctcagccatccccaccttgcacttctccggttttacggtcagcccagccttctggagtcggtccagcacttgtctaacctgggatatgtggtcctcccatgtctggctaaagacacagatgtcatcgatatacgatacggcaaaactctccatccccctcagtagctgatccaccaggcgctggaaggtggccggcgctcccttgaggccgaagggcagggtcaggaactcatagagccccagaggggtgacaaaggccgatttcagcctggcatctgcatccagcggcacttgccaatagccctttgtaagatccatggtggtaaggtaccgagcgcctcccagcttgtctaggagctcgtccggcctgggcatggggtaggcatcggctacagtgatggcattgagcttccgatagtccacacagaaccggatcgacccgtcctttttggggaccagcaccaccggcgaggcccaagggctggaagacggctggatcacccccaaagccagcatgtcattgacctctctttccaggtcctgagcagttttccctgtggctcggaagggggagcattttataggcgggtgcgatcctgtctgcacccggtggacagtcagattagtgcgtccaggctggttggaaaacagctgctggtacagatgcagcacccctccgatctcagctcgctgggcaggggttagccgatcagagaggggaattgcttccagggggaagccaactcttgtcccagggaatagatctactaaagggtcatctccctgcccctcccactgtccacacacggccaacaccatattccccctgtcataatatggcttcatcatattcacatggtacacccggtggtggtgtgcccggttcgacagctccaccacatagtttacctcgtttagttgcttgacaaccttgaagggcccttcccaggcggcctggagtttgtttttcctcacggggatgaggaccatcacctgatccccagtggcgaaggcgcgggcccgtgctgtgcggtcataccagaccttctgcttcctctgggccctggccagattctccctggccaggcccatgagctcggcaagtcgttcccggaaggtcaggacatactccaccaccgactctccgtcaggagtggccttcccctcccattcgtctctcatcaggtccaggggcccccttacccgccttccatatagcagttcgaaaggcgaaaacccggtagactcctggggtacctccctgtacgcaaacagcaggtgaggtaagtacttgtcccagtcctgcgggtgctgattcataaatgttttcagcatcatttttagcgtcccattgaacctctccaccagcccgttggattgggggtgatatgctgaggcccagttgtgccggaccccacatctctcccacaagcaccggagtagggccgacatgaagttggacccttggtccgtcaagacttccttggggaaccccactcggctgaaaatggtcagcagcgcatccgccacagtgtctgcttcaacggacgataagggcactgcctcggggtagcgggtggcgaaatcgaccaccaccaggatgtatttcttcccagaccgggtcgtcttgctgagaggtcccactatgtccatggccaccttctggaaaggctcctctatgatgggcaaaggtctcaatgctgccttccccttgtcccgggccttccccaccctctggcaggggtcacaggatcggcagtactgctggacgttggtgaagaccccgggccagtaaaagttctgtagcagcctctgcctggtgcgccggatcccctggtgccctgcgagagggatgtcatgggccaggtacagtagcttgtggcgaaacttctggggaaccaccagctgcctcctgatcccccacgactccacttcccccgggggagcccactctcggtacaggaaccccttctcccacaggaacctctccttgcatcctctcctcatggtctgtaccacactgaggtcagccaggccccttagcttccgcagggaggggtccttctgcaactcggcctggaactcggaggctggggaagggatggggacctgctccctctcgtcggctgggtcggaagccccagccaccccgcggcctgtccttgggtgttccctccccacccgggaagggttcggtgcctccggtgggacatccttcccaaggtcaggacgtagtgcccctcgccggctctggctacgggtcacgactaaggcggtctgggggctgcttggccagtcctctaagtccccccccatcaacacctcagtgggcaaatggtggtgcactcccacgtccttggggccctccttggccccccatttcaggtgtaccctcgctacgggaaccttgaatggggtcccgcccaccccggtcagggtcaggaaggtgttgggcaccacccgatctggggccaccacctcgggccgggccagtgtcacctctgcgcccgtgtcccagtatccataaactttcttcccatccacctccaggggaacaaggcactcgctccgcagggacagccccgcgccaaccctgtaaacggagaactttgaatccggagcatctggccccccagagaagctggccgggggcccttctctctcttgagcagttgataagctgccagcccctcttgcgtgggaagcctgcccctcgtccgtctgggcctctaccaagttaacccggtgcgggttcggtctgctcagtctgtccttgagcttggggcactgggcccgaacgtggcctcttcggccgcagtaatagcagctcaggtcccgtgggtcccctcgagccggtcggttgtccctgatgctgggcattccccgtgggaggggattccccatattccccctttgggaggtcccagggtgactctctctctgcatcgcggcgggcctgttcctttggggctcctccctgccaccccctgaccggctctttacaaactcatcagccagctgcccggcgtgtcgcgggttctctggctttctgtccaccaaccacagcctcaggtcggatgggcaccgctcatacagttgctccagtaccagcagtttaatcaggtcctccttcgtctgggccccactagcccacttgctggcgtatctttccatgcggacggctagttgcagatatgagatctcaggggttttatcttgactccggaacctttcccggtacatctcaggagtcagcccaaactcacgtagcagggcctttttgaatagttcgtagtc encodes the following:
- the LOC112061587 gene encoding patatin-like phospholipase domain-containing protein 6, translated to MAPAPPVLLSGSTCAAGAQDTFTSSAHAVSSPAGAPTSWGCSHIGVIKAMEEAGIPIDLIGGTSIGSFIGALYAEERSAVRTKQRAREWAKSMNSVFETVLDLTYPITSMFSGSAFNTSINKVFQDKQIEDLWLPYFNVTTDITASAMRVHKDARDSLQRQMYRHGPGGTLHSESAMRCSSGARCAPRSREPGPVQSPTHR